In a single window of the Bradyrhizobium erythrophlei genome:
- the obgE gene encoding GTPase ObgE: MKFLDEAKVYIRSGDGGNGCVAFRREKYIEFGGPSGGNGGRGGDVIIEVVDGLNTLIDYRYQQHFKAQKGTNGMGKDRHGANGKPVVLKVPVGTQIFDEDRETLLHDFTALGEKFVLAEGGNGGFGNAHFKSSTNRAPRNANPGQEGEERWIWLRLKLIADAGLVGLPNAGKSTFLSVVSAAKPKIADYPFTTLHPQLGVVNADGREFVLADIPGLIEGAHEGAGLGDRFLGHVERCRVLLHLVDATCEHAGKAYKTVRTELEAYEGQLADKIEFVALNKIDAVTPDELKKQKDRLKRAAKKTPLLMSGVSGEGVKEALRALVEVIGEAPVSIKAKGVAQAEPWAPQTT; this comes from the coding sequence ATGAAATTTCTGGACGAGGCAAAAGTCTATATCCGCTCCGGCGACGGCGGTAACGGCTGCGTGGCGTTCCGCCGCGAGAAGTATATCGAGTTCGGCGGACCCTCCGGCGGCAATGGCGGCCGCGGCGGCGATGTCATCATCGAAGTCGTCGATGGACTGAATACCCTGATCGACTATCGCTATCAGCAGCACTTCAAGGCCCAGAAGGGCACCAATGGCATGGGCAAGGACCGCCATGGCGCCAACGGCAAACCTGTTGTGCTCAAGGTGCCGGTGGGCACGCAAATATTTGACGAGGACCGCGAAACGCTGCTCCACGACTTCACCGCGCTCGGTGAAAAATTCGTACTCGCCGAAGGCGGCAATGGCGGCTTCGGCAACGCGCATTTCAAATCGTCCACCAACCGCGCCCCGCGCAACGCCAATCCCGGCCAGGAGGGCGAGGAGCGCTGGATCTGGCTGCGGCTGAAGCTGATCGCGGATGCCGGCCTGGTCGGCCTGCCCAATGCCGGCAAATCGACTTTCCTCTCCGTGGTCAGCGCGGCGAAACCGAAGATCGCCGACTATCCGTTCACGACGCTGCATCCGCAACTCGGCGTGGTGAATGCCGATGGCCGTGAATTCGTGCTGGCGGATATTCCCGGCCTGATCGAGGGCGCGCACGAAGGCGCAGGCCTGGGGGATCGGTTTCTCGGCCATGTCGAGCGCTGCCGTGTCTTGTTGCATTTGGTGGACGCGACCTGCGAACACGCCGGCAAGGCCTACAAGACGGTGCGGACCGAACTCGAAGCCTATGAGGGACAGCTCGCCGACAAGATCGAGTTCGTCGCTCTCAACAAGATCGACGCCGTGACGCCGGACGAGTTGAAGAAGCAGAAGGACCGGCTGAAGCGCGCCGCGAAGAAAACGCCGCTGTTGATGTCGGGCGTGTCAGGCGAGGGCGTGAAAGAGGCGCTGCGGGCGCTCGTCGAAGTGATTGGCGAGGCGCCGGTGTCGATCAAGGCCAAGGGCGTGGCGCAAGCCGAGCCCTGGGCGCCGCAAACGACCTAG
- a CDS encoding MaoC family dehydratase — MAEFDPASHRMVPQQRWFEDFALGERFVIPSRTMTSAVFAAFQSASGDTHPVHYDVEYGRARGMPNLLAHGFQTLIHTAPGAGLFPFMVEESLVGFLEQSSRFLRPVFADDTIYPALEVTELVPGRLTGVVALRSTVFNQRRELVLEGSQRFLIRRRPQPQ, encoded by the coding sequence ATGGCCGAGTTCGATCCCGCAAGCCATCGCATGGTGCCGCAACAGCGCTGGTTCGAGGATTTTGCGCTCGGCGAGCGTTTTGTCATTCCCAGCCGCACCATGACATCGGCGGTATTCGCGGCCTTTCAGAGCGCGAGCGGCGATACCCATCCGGTGCACTACGACGTCGAATACGGCCGCGCCCGCGGCATGCCGAACCTGCTCGCCCACGGATTCCAGACGCTGATCCACACCGCGCCGGGAGCCGGGCTGTTTCCCTTTATGGTGGAGGAATCGCTGGTCGGTTTCCTCGAACAGTCGAGCCGGTTTCTAAGGCCCGTGTTTGCCGACGACACGATCTATCCGGCGCTCGAGGTGACAGAGTTGGTGCCGGGCCGTTTGACCGGCGTGGTGGCCCTGCGTTCGACCGTGTTCAACCAGCGCCGCGAGCTGGTGCTGGAAGGATCGCAGAGGTTTCTCATTCGCCGCCGCCCCCAGCCCCAATAG
- a CDS encoding DMT family transporter, producing MSLLAKISSTADERSARLAGIGLMVLSVFMFSFGDATGKFIVATYSVGQLLLLRACAALLVLSPMIWRSRAEFGRLERPWLQLLRVILSTLEVAAFFLATVYLPLADVITYYLACPIFVTALSAIALRERVGWRRWSAILIGFCGVLIALRPSSQTVSWPAMIALGGSMSFAVLMLITRSLRATPDIVLASSQFAGTFVLGALLSPFGWVPPGLGSLGLFAAAGCISVCALLCVNRSLKLAPASVVVPYQYSMIVWAVMFGYVVFGDMPQMATILGAAIIIGAGLYIFLRERKLGRGEEVVSPPV from the coding sequence ATGAGTCTGCTCGCAAAGATCTCCAGCACCGCCGACGAGCGCTCCGCGCGGCTGGCAGGCATCGGCCTGATGGTGCTGTCGGTGTTCATGTTCTCGTTCGGCGACGCCACGGGAAAGTTCATCGTCGCGACCTATTCGGTCGGGCAATTGCTGTTGTTGCGCGCCTGCGCGGCGCTGCTCGTGCTGTCGCCGATGATCTGGCGGAGCCGTGCCGAATTTGGCCGGCTCGAGCGCCCCTGGCTGCAGCTGCTGCGCGTGATCCTCTCGACGCTGGAGGTCGCGGCGTTCTTCCTCGCAACGGTGTATCTGCCGCTCGCCGACGTCATCACCTATTACCTGGCCTGCCCGATCTTCGTGACGGCGCTGTCGGCGATCGCGCTGCGCGAGCGCGTCGGCTGGCGGCGCTGGAGTGCGATCCTGATCGGATTCTGCGGCGTGCTGATCGCGTTGCGCCCGTCGTCGCAGACGGTGAGCTGGCCGGCCATGATCGCGCTCGGCGGCAGCATGTCCTTTGCGGTGCTGATGCTGATCACGCGCTCGCTGCGGGCGACGCCCGATATCGTGCTGGCATCGTCGCAATTCGCCGGGACCTTCGTCCTCGGCGCGCTGCTGTCTCCGTTCGGCTGGGTTCCACCTGGTCTCGGGAGCCTGGGTCTGTTCGCCGCGGCCGGCTGTATTTCGGTGTGCGCGCTGTTGTGCGTCAACCGCTCGCTCAAGCTCGCGCCGGCAAGCGTCGTGGTACCGTATCAGTACTCGATGATCGTCTGGGCCGTGATGTTCGGTTATGTGGTGTTCGGCGATATGCCACAAATGGCGACGATTTTGGGCGCGGCCATCATCATCGGCGCGGGCCTTTACATTTTCCTGCGCGAGCGAAAGCTCGGGCGCGGCGAGGAGGTCGTCAGTCCGCCGGTGTGA
- a CDS encoding LysR family transcriptional regulator, translating to MGHGRHNFQDYVLTDSIGVAYASAPRPLPRRDRRSGNFTRGEALHVSQPTLSQQIRQLEDTLRAQRPTLSPEHAPMRALVDHFALQVHATDHTGGLTTSSPRPSFRSRRKM from the coding sequence TTGGGCCACGGCCGACATAATTTCCAAGACTATGTTCTTACGGACTCCATAGGCGTTGCTTATGCTTCTGCGCCACGCCCGCTACCTCGTCGCGATCGCCGATCAGGCAATTTCACGCGCGGCGAGGCGTTGCATGTCTCCCAGCCCACGCTGTCGCAGCAGATCAGGCAGCTCGAGGATACGCTGCGCGCGCAACGGCCGACTTTGAGTCCGGAACACGCTCCAATGCGGGCGCTCGTCGACCACTTTGCGTTGCAGGTTCACGCCACTGATCACACCGGCGGACTGACGACCTCCTCGCCGCGCCCGAGCTTTCGCTCGCGCAGGAAAATGTAA
- a CDS encoding carbonic anhydrase, whose product MNDLVAGFLKFRETGYQERTELFHQLAHTQSPGALFIACSDSRVVPELVTQQEPGEMFVIRNAGNIVPAYGPEPGGVSATVEYAVAVLGVQDVVICGHSDCGAMTAIAKGKDLGHLPAVCDWLHHADAAKAINARQHFRTEHEKLDALIRDNVVAQLTNLRTHPSIALALSQGKLRLHGWVYDIETGQIDALEGATGRFVSLAQYPDACAVTSAGEHAPRALSGRA is encoded by the coding sequence ATGAACGACCTTGTTGCTGGATTTTTGAAGTTCCGCGAGACGGGATACCAGGAACGGACCGAGCTGTTCCACCAGCTGGCGCATACGCAGTCGCCCGGGGCGCTGTTCATTGCCTGCTCGGACAGCCGCGTCGTACCCGAACTGGTGACCCAGCAAGAGCCGGGCGAGATGTTCGTCATCCGCAATGCCGGCAACATCGTGCCTGCCTATGGGCCGGAGCCGGGGGGCGTCTCGGCCACCGTGGAATATGCGGTGGCCGTGCTGGGCGTGCAGGATGTCGTGATCTGCGGCCATTCCGACTGCGGTGCCATGACGGCCATCGCCAAGGGAAAGGACCTCGGCCATCTGCCGGCGGTCTGCGACTGGCTGCACCATGCCGACGCCGCCAAGGCGATCAATGCGCGCCAGCATTTCCGGACTGAGCACGAAAAGCTCGACGCGCTGATCCGCGACAATGTTGTGGCGCAGCTCACCAACCTGCGTACCCATCCCTCCATCGCGCTGGCCCTGAGCCAGGGCAAGCTGCGGCTGCACGGCTGGGTCTACGACATCGAGACTGGGCAGATCGATGCGCTCGAAGGCGCTACCGGCCGTTTCGTGTCGCTCGCGCAGTATCCCGACGCCTGCGCTGTGACGAGCGCCGGCGAGCACGCCCCGCGCGCCCTGTCCGGCCGTGCCTGA
- the cynS gene encoding cyanase — MPSSCAKNLSFEKIAEGTGLNVEFVTAAILGQHPLPPAAAAKVGEHLDLDQSDIALLETMPGRGSLGASIPTDPTMYRFYEIAQVYGSTLKALVHENFGDGILSAINFRMSIEKVEDPDGGHRAVITLNSKYLPTKPW, encoded by the coding sequence TTGCCATCAAGTTGCGCAAAGAACCTGTCATTCGAAAAGATTGCCGAAGGGACCGGCCTTAACGTCGAGTTCGTCACCGCAGCCATTCTCGGGCAGCACCCCCTGCCGCCGGCGGCTGCCGCGAAGGTCGGCGAGCACCTTGATCTTGACCAGAGCGACATCGCGCTTCTCGAGACCATGCCGGGGCGCGGCAGCCTGGGCGCCTCCATCCCGACCGATCCGACCATGTATCGCTTCTATGAGATAGCGCAGGTCTACGGCTCGACGCTGAAGGCACTGGTGCACGAGAACTTCGGCGACGGCATCCTCAGCGCCATCAATTTCCGAATGAGCATCGAAAAGGTCGAGGACCCGGACGGCGGACACCGCGCCGTGATCACGCTTAACAGCAAATATCTTCCGACCAAGCCCTGGTAG
- a CDS encoding HD domain-containing protein, whose protein sequence is MIPAKLRKSMNRRTFLNASAAAAGAIAVNSQLSERAVAQSVDESPTFRRPRTIIPVPTPSPEFQQVAAGVPDTKMTREATGLLREFSTPVLINHSHRVFFWANEMGRQTGQKFDVELVFICAAFHDLGLLRKFSSATDRFEVDSANAVRQFLEHHGVPNARIQTAWDAISLHTTPGIAAYKPLEVELLYNGVALDSLGVGYETFPVDVRNRVVSQFPRVNFKQEIAEAFFHGFEHKPETTVYTCNEDICSHFIRNYKHSNFYDQVQNSPFPNS, encoded by the coding sequence ATGATCCCAGCAAAACTTCGAAAATCAATGAATCGCCGGACGTTTTTGAACGCGTCTGCAGCTGCCGCGGGCGCGATCGCAGTCAATAGCCAGTTGAGTGAGCGGGCAGTCGCGCAGTCTGTTGACGAGTCGCCGACATTTCGGCGTCCCAGGACCATTATTCCGGTGCCAACTCCTTCGCCAGAGTTTCAGCAAGTGGCGGCCGGGGTTCCCGATACCAAGATGACCCGTGAGGCGACCGGGTTACTGCGGGAATTCAGCACGCCGGTGTTGATCAACCATTCGCATCGCGTGTTCTTCTGGGCAAACGAGATGGGGCGCCAGACGGGACAGAAGTTCGATGTGGAGCTTGTGTTCATCTGCGCGGCCTTCCACGATTTGGGTCTGCTCAGGAAGTTTAGTAGTGCCACTGACCGTTTCGAAGTCGATAGTGCGAACGCGGTGCGTCAGTTTCTCGAGCATCATGGCGTGCCCAACGCCCGTATTCAGACCGCCTGGGACGCGATATCGCTTCACACCACGCCTGGCATTGCAGCGTACAAGCCGTTGGAAGTGGAACTCCTATACAACGGCGTAGCCCTGGATTCACTCGGCGTTGGGTACGAAACCTTTCCCGTAGACGTTCGCAACAGGGTGGTCAGCCAGTTTCCGCGAGTCAATTTCAAGCAGGAAATCGCGGAAGCGTTCTTTCATGGCTTTGAACACAAGCCCGAAACGACTGTGTATACCTGCAACGAAGACATCTGCTCTCATTTCATCCGCAACTACAAGCACAGCAACTTCTACGATCAGGTTCAGAACTCGCCGTTCCCAAACTCTTAG
- a CDS encoding BA14K family protein has translation MSKLGIVGATALSLALAVTTPALAVGLYGGVSGGAVHVANNGLRSARASIGSGVSSADAAYCRQRWASYDPASGKYMGDAGNWRPCP, from the coding sequence ATGTCGAAACTTGGTATTGTAGGAGCGACGGCCCTGTCGCTCGCGTTAGCAGTTACAACCCCGGCCTTGGCCGTGGGGCTCTACGGCGGCGTCAGCGGCGGTGCGGTGCACGTCGCCAACAACGGGCTCCGCAGTGCTCGAGCAAGCATCGGCTCCGGGGTATCGAGCGCTGATGCTGCCTATTGCCGCCAGCGTTGGGCGTCTTACGACCCGGCGTCCGGGAAGTATATGGGCGACGCTGGTAACTGGCGTCCTTGCCCATAA
- a CDS encoding MBL fold metallo-hydrolase, giving the protein MALGASAGIGLGLGSISTSALARAAKLHVQAPYWYRFNVGEAEITVVSDGWQMLGDPSNSFLGVPKDEVRKELTDNFMNPSDMNIELNSFVVNSNGKMVLFDTGLGTSKMFGPKGGLLAKSLSDAGIKREDIDAVVISHGHIDHIGGIVDESGALMYPNAQVYMSQADFDYWTDERQMDSPWKKAFIIHARKNLLPVRDRLIFFKDEQEFLPGITAIAAPGHTLGHTMFNVESNGQSFFFVGDVSHHSVLLIENPRMEFLYDTDARQAVKTRLKMLSFLAENRIPILAYHFAWPGYGHFVKQGEGFRYLPAPMNMNL; this is encoded by the coding sequence ATGGCCTTAGGGGCAAGCGCCGGTATCGGACTCGGTCTCGGGTCCATCAGCACATCCGCTCTGGCAAGAGCCGCCAAGCTCCACGTGCAGGCACCCTATTGGTATCGCTTCAATGTCGGCGAAGCGGAGATCACGGTCGTGTCCGATGGCTGGCAGATGCTCGGAGATCCGTCAAATTCATTTCTCGGGGTGCCAAAAGACGAGGTGCGCAAAGAGCTGACGGACAACTTCATGAACCCGTCGGATATGAATATCGAGCTCAACTCCTTCGTCGTTAACAGCAACGGCAAGATGGTTCTGTTCGACACCGGGCTCGGAACTTCAAAAATGTTCGGACCCAAGGGCGGGTTGCTTGCAAAAAGCCTCTCGGATGCCGGGATCAAGCGCGAGGACATCGACGCCGTTGTCATCTCGCACGGTCATATCGACCACATCGGCGGCATCGTCGATGAGAGCGGTGCTCTGATGTATCCGAATGCGCAAGTTTACATGAGCCAAGCCGATTTTGATTACTGGACTGACGAACGACAGATGGACTCGCCTTGGAAGAAGGCGTTCATCATCCACGCGAGAAAGAACCTACTGCCGGTTAGGGATCGACTGATATTTTTCAAGGATGAGCAGGAATTTCTGCCGGGCATCACGGCAATCGCGGCGCCAGGCCACACGCTCGGGCACACCATGTTCAACGTGGAGTCGAATGGTCAGTCGTTCTTCTTCGTCGGCGACGTCTCGCATCATTCCGTGCTGCTGATCGAGAATCCACGCATGGAATTTCTCTATGACACGGATGCCAGGCAGGCGGTCAAGACGCGGCTCAAAATGCTCTCGTTCCTCGCTGAAAACCGAATTCCAATATTGGCCTATCATTTCGCGTGGCCAGGGTACGGTCACTTCGTGAAGCAGGGCGAAGGATTTCGTTATCTGCCCGCGCCCATGAACATGAACCTTTAG
- the cynR gene encoding transcriptional regulator CynR, translated as MLLRHARYLVAIADHGNFTRAAAELHVSQPALSQQIRQLEEMLGTQLLDRTGRTVRPTDAGQAYIEHARRALREFEAGRRAIRDVENLETGTLRLAFTPTFTTYLVGPLVRRFHGLHPGIAISVAVIAQTEMEAALSEDALDLGIAFGEVQSADVIAQPLFDEQLCLVVDAGHPAFIHDELAVTELENIDLALLDSSFATRESIDRYLRANNARPRIAVDSNSVGSVVAILRGGGLATIMPQAAAREVPGLKAIRLRPPIAGRTVSLLQRDGAFRSAASRAFLRMLEAWDWGA; from the coding sequence ATGCTTCTGCGTCACGCCCGCTACCTCGTCGCGATCGCCGATCACGGCAATTTCACTCGCGCGGCGGCTGAGTTGCATGTCTCCCAGCCCGCACTTTCGCAGCAGATCCGGCAGCTTGAGGAGATGCTCGGCACCCAGCTTCTGGACCGGACGGGGCGGACCGTCAGACCGACCGATGCCGGCCAGGCCTATATCGAACACGCCCGCCGAGCGCTGCGAGAGTTCGAGGCCGGACGGCGGGCCATCCGGGATGTAGAGAACCTCGAGACCGGCACGCTCCGTCTGGCTTTCACGCCGACCTTCACGACCTATCTGGTCGGTCCGCTGGTGAGGCGCTTCCATGGGCTGCATCCGGGCATCGCGATCTCGGTCGCTGTGATTGCCCAGACGGAAATGGAGGCGGCCCTGTCCGAGGACGCGCTCGACCTCGGCATCGCCTTCGGCGAAGTGCAGTCGGCGGATGTCATCGCCCAGCCACTCTTTGACGAACAGCTTTGTCTCGTCGTCGATGCCGGCCATCCCGCTTTCATCCACGATGAACTCGCCGTCACGGAACTCGAGAACATCGACCTCGCACTGCTCGATTCCAGCTTCGCCACGCGTGAGTCGATCGATCGTTACCTGCGCGCCAACAACGCGCGGCCGCGGATCGCTGTCGACTCCAACTCGGTCGGGTCCGTCGTGGCGATTTTGCGCGGCGGGGGGCTCGCCACCATCATGCCCCAAGCCGCCGCCCGCGAAGTGCCCGGCCTGAAGGCCATCCGATTGCGCCCGCCGATCGCCGGCCGCACGGTTTCGCTGCTCCAGCGCGACGGGGCTTTCCGCAGCGCGGCGAGCAGAGCTTTTCTTCGGATGCTGGAGGCGTGGGACTGGGGAGCGTGA
- a CDS encoding MFS transporter: MTLLFACACGAIGSNIYYAQPLLVAIAQTFHRTPASLGFLVTATQLGYACALLAIVPLGDVLDRRKLIVRLLALNVLALVAIVVSTNDWVFLAANACLGVTTASAQLLVPFAASLASEKTRGQVVGTVMSGLLTGIVLTRSVSGGIAQASGWRAVFGVAALVTLLLTLLLSRVLPNDRGGGRVEYRALMASLVTLARANPTLVMRSLYGALVFACYNMVWTGLTFLLTKAPYGYSEGLIGLFGLVGTAGMLSARSAGRLFDRGHGNAATGAFACMVLASFALVAMGGHSLVALLAGMVLLDVGVYGLHISNQSVIYSLAGDARSRFNTIYLTSFFIGATAGSSIASMAFAGAGWPGVCLAGAVCAGVLLMLWLGAQRFGRQALSLPAGD; encoded by the coding sequence ATGACGCTGCTGTTCGCCTGCGCGTGCGGCGCCATCGGCAGCAACATCTACTACGCGCAACCCCTGCTGGTCGCCATCGCGCAGACCTTCCACCGCACGCCGGCGAGCCTGGGCTTTCTGGTGACGGCGACGCAACTCGGCTACGCGTGCGCGCTGCTCGCGATCGTGCCGCTCGGCGACGTGCTGGACCGTCGCAAGCTGATCGTCCGCCTTTTGGCGCTGAACGTGCTCGCGCTGGTCGCGATCGTCGTGAGCACGAACGATTGGGTGTTCCTGGCGGCCAACGCCTGCCTCGGGGTCACAACGGCATCCGCTCAGCTGCTGGTTCCGTTCGCGGCGTCACTCGCCAGCGAGAAAACGCGCGGGCAGGTGGTGGGCACGGTGATGAGCGGCCTGTTGACCGGCATCGTGCTCACACGCTCGGTGTCGGGCGGCATTGCGCAGGCAAGCGGCTGGCGGGCGGTGTTCGGCGTCGCCGCGCTCGTGACGCTCCTGCTGACGCTGCTGCTTTCCCGCGTGCTGCCGAACGACCGCGGCGGGGGCCGCGTCGAGTACCGCGCTCTGATGGCTTCGCTCGTCACCCTCGCGCGCGCGAACCCGACGCTCGTCATGCGCTCGCTCTACGGCGCGCTGGTGTTCGCGTGTTACAATATGGTCTGGACCGGCTTGACCTTCTTGCTGACCAAGGCGCCATATGGCTATTCGGAAGGGCTGATCGGGCTCTTCGGCCTCGTCGGCACCGCTGGAATGCTGTCCGCGAGGTCCGCCGGACGCCTGTTTGACCGCGGCCACGGCAATGCGGCGACGGGTGCGTTCGCGTGCATGGTGCTCGCGTCCTTCGCCCTGGTCGCGATGGGCGGGCATTCGCTCGTTGCGCTGCTGGCCGGGATGGTGCTGCTCGATGTCGGCGTCTATGGGCTGCATATTTCGAACCAGAGTGTGATCTATTCGCTCGCCGGCGACGCGCGCAGCCGCTTCAACACGATCTATCTCACGAGCTTCTTCATCGGCGCCACGGCCGGGTCCAGCATCGCCAGCATGGCCTTCGCCGGCGCGGGCTGGCCGGGCGTGTGCCTGGCTGGCGCGGTATGCGCGGGCGTCCTGCTGATGCTGTGGCTCGGCGCGCAACGCTTCGGCCGGCAAGCGCTGTCGCTTCCCGCCGGCGATTGA
- a CDS encoding phasin family protein gives MTTTHKEKPTAKPRQRSQKASQRSPKPEPQQSPELDPRDEDRISQMGASTDAPTNGAAAPANGPLVGAAAPADALSIGETAPADALSIDAAAPADAPSVGAAAPADALSIGAAAPANDGPVSVQTIANAYVDYTRKSLQESRSFAEKLMGVRSFDKAIEVQTEFARQSVANFVAGSQKICELYGKLATQMVRPWEGLAANVVARAGR, from the coding sequence ATGACGACCACGCATAAGGAAAAACCAACCGCGAAGCCCCGCCAGCGCAGCCAGAAGGCGTCTCAGCGGAGCCCGAAACCTGAACCACAGCAAAGCCCGGAGCTCGATCCGCGGGATGAAGATCGAATCAGCCAAATGGGCGCATCAACTGACGCCCCCACGAACGGCGCAGCCGCACCGGCGAATGGGCCTTTAGTCGGCGCAGCCGCACCGGCGGACGCCCTCTCAATCGGCGAAACCGCACCGGCGGATGCCCTCTCAATCGACGCGGCCGCACCGGCGGATGCCCCCTCAGTCGGCGCAGCCGCACCGGCGGATGCCCTCTCAATCGGCGCAGCCGCACCGGCGAACGATGGTCCGGTCAGCGTTCAGACCATTGCGAATGCCTATGTGGACTACACCAGGAAGTCGTTGCAGGAGAGCAGGTCCTTTGCAGAGAAGCTCATGGGTGTGCGGTCGTTCGACAAGGCCATTGAGGTTCAGACCGAATTCGCAAGGCAGTCTGTTGCGAACTTTGTCGCCGGGTCGCAGAAGATTTGTGAACTTTACGGCAAACTTGCCACACAGATGGTCAGGCCTTGGGAAGGTCTGGCGGCCAACGTGGTGGCCCGAGCCGGGCGCTAA
- a CDS encoding EamA family transporter, which yields MFAKIDVENINSNVATFIRTLVVLFSFVVSLPATGQLVQPSTISGRTWTFLIRSGLGTGASRLCYFRAPNPGPASLVAPVDILNVVLVVIFGVLAFGERPFGRARHVDYARIASNLPATTASMRARFRLLPNPEIAGSFK from the coding sequence TTGTTCGCGAAAATCGACGTCGAAAATATCAACTCCAACGTGGCGACATTCATTCGCACGCTCGTTGTTCTCTTCAGCTTCGTGGTGTCGTTGCCTGCCACCGGCCAGTTGGTGCAGCCCAGTACGATTTCAGGACGAACGTGGACCTTTCTGATTCGATCAGGCCTCGGAACCGGAGCGTCGCGGCTGTGCTATTTCCGCGCCCCGAACCCGGGACCGGCATCTCTGGTCGCGCCGGTCGACATACTCAACGTGGTGTTGGTCGTCATCTTCGGTGTGCTCGCTTTCGGCGAGCGGCCTTTTGGTCGAGCGCGTCATGTTGACTATGCACGGATCGCTTCCAATCTACCTGCAACAACGGCCTCGATGCGCGCGCGATTCCGTTTGTTGCCAAACCCGGAAATTGCTGGGTCATTCAAATGA